A segment of the Anaerolineae bacterium genome:
TCATCAACAGGACAGTGACGACAAAAATAGCCACTCCCAGTTGTTGAATGCGTACGTCTTTGCCGCCGACGGAAAACACCCAGGCTCCCGACAAAAAGTCAACCGTGGGATAGATTTTCATCCGAATCCCAAACAGCAGCCGGGCGGCCTGTTGTAAAAAGAATGACGCGCCGATGGCGCTAATCAGCGGTACCAGGCGAGGGGCGCGACGCAGAGGCCGGTAGGCCAATCGTTCCAGAAAAATGCCGGAGATTAATGGAGTCAACATGCCTACGGCAAAAGTGACCAGCACAGCCAGGACAGGGTTTGTGTCTAAAATGCCAGATTCATCAAATCCGGTCAGGGTAAAATAGCCGGCCATTGCCCCAATCATAAAAATTTCACCGTGGGCAAAATTGATCATAAAGAGAATGCCGTAGACCAGCGTGTAGCCCAGCGCGATGAGGGCATACATTGACCCTTGGACCGTCCCATTAACGGTTTGTAAAATCCAAACATCGGGACCATACTTGGCCTGGGCCAGGGTGCCGGTTAAACGCCAGACAATAAATCCAATGACTAACACGGCAGTTACCCACAAGGTTATTTTGCTCCCCGATATTTGCGGTTTTGCTGAAGTGCGCGAACGGAATCTACTTACTGCTGCCATAAAGTTATCCTTGATTTGGAATATGCAAGATGAGGCAGGCGATTGACTCGCCCGCCTCATCGTCTGAATAATCAACTACCTTGAGATGAGTAAGGGGCAATGTTCATTGCCCCTTTGGATTACTGATGATTATTCAACCGTGACAAATTCGCCGTTTTTAACTTCGGATACGGCTACGGTCCCGGTCCCGCAGTCACCCTTGGCATTACAGGTGAGCACGCCGGAGAGACCCTGGAGACCACTGGTGGCGCGGACGGCATCGTTGAGGGCCTTGCGGCCAATCCATAGCGTGCCGTCTGGCCCTTCAACCGCCGAAGCATAGATGGCGTCCAGGTAAACATTTACAGCATCATAAGCGTGGGCATGGAACGGCGCGGGTGGTTCCTCGCCGTAGGCGGCTTCATACTTGGTAAAGAAAGCACTCAGGCCAGGCCCGGCGGCGCCCAGGTCGGCGGCGCTGGCGTAGCTGCCTTCGGCGGCGTCGCCGGCAGCCTTGATGTAATCGTCGGCCTTGATCCCATCGGCGCCCATAAAGATAACGTCGCCTAAACCAACGTCAAAGCGCTGGCTGGCCAGGAAAGCGCCTTCGGCCACGAAACCGCCAAAGTAGATGATGTCGGGGCTTTCCGCGCCAATCTTGGTCAGCACCGGGCGCATATCGGTATCGCCCACGGCCACAGCTTCTTGGGCTACCACTTCACCGCCTAAAGCCTTAAAGGCCGCCGCAGTTTCGTTAACCAGACCTTCGCCGTAGGGGCTGCCGTCGTGGATGGTGGCCATTTTGCGAGCGCCCAGGGTGTTGTAGGCAAAACCAGCCGCCGCCGGCCCCTGAATGGCGTCGCTCCAGCAAACGCGGTTGGCTGACGCCAGGCTGCGGGCGGTGAAAGCAACTGCCGTGCAACTGGGAGAGAGCATAGTATAGTTTGCGCCCTCGTAAATATCGGAGGCGGGAATACAGGAGCTGGAGCACATATGGCCCACTACAGCCACAATAGTGGGATCGGCCACAAATTTATTGGCCACAGCGGTGCCACCCTCGCCGGAGCAGAGGGAGTCTTCAATGACCAGCTCAACCGGGTGCCCGGCTACGTTGGGGCGGTCGGCTACAGCTAATTGCGCGCCGCGCTGCTCGTCAATGCCCAAGATGTCAACGCCTGCGCCACTCAGGGCAGCCGCAAAACCCAACCGAATTGGAGCGCCAGGAGCAATCTCTACCACTCCCCATTCGTCGGCCGGAGCGGCGTCGCCCTTGGCCGGGCCAACGCGCTCGCCAGCCAGATAAGCGGCGGCTTCTTCAGCAGAGGGCAGGTAGAGTACGTCGCCTACTTCAATGCTGTTGGGGTCGGTTACCTTGGTGAGGCTGCTGTCGGTTTTGGCCATTTGATTGGTATAGTAGACGATGGCCGGGTAGGCCAAGATGTCGCCATACTCTTTTTCGGCCAGCTTTGACAACCAGTCATCCGCCTGAACGGTATAGGTTGACCCCTCGCCCTGGGCGGCTACAGTAGCCGGCAGTAGAGCTAAAACCAACACTAATAAGAACAGACTAAATAGTTTTTTACTCATTATTTAGGACCTCTTTTCTCCTTTATATTATTTGAATTAATTGAAACACCTACTACTCGAAATATTTTTATTAATTTCGGTATCATTCAGTCTGATGGGCTATCCCCCCTTTCGCTAAAATTGGTATTGTATTGCTTCAAGATGTTTAACGTATTGTTGATTTCTACCCTCAAGAAAACTACCATTACCTTTGGCAAAAGAACTCGCCAAAAATCTAATGTTATTGATCACGGACAGAGTTTACCAGAATTTTGTCCGTTTTTATTGTGCCTGCAACATTGGAGGCAAATGAGAGGGATGAGGGCTAAGGACTTAATAACTTAAGGATTTGTATCCCCGGCCAGGTCAAAGTTATTTGCTTTCAAACCCTTAGCTTGAATGTAACTGTTGCGAGGACCATCTCAGTGGGGAGCGCTCGAGGGCCTGGCTTGCAGATGTTATGATAGCACACGCCGGCTCGCCACCAGACGCCTCACAACCTGTTGCCGTGATCAGCAACGTGAAGATAGATACAGGTGCAGCAAGTACCTTACTTCTTTACTACCTTTTTCCAAAAAAGCTGAATCCATCAGGATGTTCTTGAGCCAGATAGCTTTTAGCCGTGAAATCCCGAACAAAAAATTTTGCCAAGTATAGCAAATGCGCCCAGATATGTCAAGCAGCGGTTATTCTTGCGAAGGGTATGTTTGGACGATTATTCATAGCCTAAATGCGCTTAAAATTGTGGGGGGCTTTGAATTCAGACCTCAAAACGGGTATAATAATCCCATTGACATTTTGCGGGCCAATTCAGTATACTGATTTAGTCAGACCATTAATTGGGAGAGGAAACTATAGGGGCGATGTACAAATATAATTGTCGCAAATGCCCCATTCGAAATCGTTGTATTGACGAGAGTGATAATTCCCCCAGCGTTAAAAGCATGATCCGCCATGCTTTTGACGCTCGGACCGATACGCTAACAGCGTGGGATCGTTTGCAAAGAAGTTGCCTACTGGTTAAGGCCGAAGAAGAGCGAGCCAGGCAAGCTGCCGAAGGGTCGTTGTTGAGCCGTCGTTTGCGTGAGGCGCGTGAAACCAGGGAAGACGAGGAAAAGGAGGCTGCTTCACGGCCAAAACAGTCGCCAGATTATTTACGTCCTGTTTCTCCCCAAACCAGGTCCAAGCGTCCCAAACTTAAACCACTTACCTCCTCGGTTCGGCCTAAACTGAGGCCCTTATCATCGTCTGCTTCCCCTAAACTCAATCCACCCTCTTCTCCTCAAGCCAGGTCAGGGTCATTTTCTGGGGCCAATGTGGCAGGAGATGTATCTGGGTTGTCAGAATCGTCCTCAACTGTTACTGTTCCAGCCGAGTCGTTGGGGTCAACTCCAAAGAGACCGCAAAGGTCTGAACCGGCCCGGCCTCATTGGCTTACTGTTAAAAGTGATGGCCGGCATATTGTTTTGCCCACCAATGGTGAATTGATCTTGGGGCGTTTTGATCCAAATATTGGCGTGCCTCCAGATATTGATTTTAGTTACGAAGATGAGGGCGTAGGTGCTGTGTCCCGGCGACATGCCAGAATTGCTGGCGCGGAGGGATACCATACCATCGAAGACCTTGGTAGCCGCCAGGGGGTATTGCTGAACGGTAAACGACTTGAATTTGGCCTCCGGCATCAATTACAGTCAGGCGACCGGATCATCCTGGGTAAAGTTGAACTGCGCTACGATGCAATACCCAGCCACATGTTGATTATATCACCCAGTGACCAGGTGCGGCACAGGATTATTGTAACTCCTACGGGTCGCCGCATCACTATTGCTCCCCCCAATGAGCTTTCTATTGGACGGGCTGATACCTATGTCAATGTTATGCCTGATATTGATCTCAGCCAGGATGGCGAGATAGCCAAGCGGGTCTCGCGTCACCATGCCATTATTACCTGGCGTCAGCGCATGCCGTATATAGAAGATTCAGGCAGTGGCCTGGGCACGCGCGTAAATGGCAAAATGTTATTGCTGGGGCAAGCGGTCCAACTTAAGCCCGGCGATCATATTTGGTTAGGTGGTTGTGTGCTGGCCTACGATGTGGATTTATAGAAAGTTATCGCAAGGGTTAGCGTGCTATTTTGTTCAAACAATGTCTCAAAGTACGCTTGGGAATATCCACCCCAAGTTGTTTTGGGGAATAGTGTTTGTTTTTGTAGCCTCTTGAAATTTTTGAGACTTTTTGGAGTTTGGCTTAGTTGAAACAAATATGCCTGAAGCAAATGGCAAGTGGAAGGAGAAGTAAGTATGATTGAGGATCCGATAATTTCATCCGACACCCCAGCCGCTTCTATTATTGTCTGGCCCGACGATGGAAAGGATATGGTGTTTATCGAGGGTGGCGTCTGCATTATGGGCAGCAGCGAGGGTAATCCCAATTATCGGCCTGAACACCAGGTGGAAGTGGCCAGCTTTTATATTGACGCCTGGCCGGTAACAAATGCTGAATACAGGCAATTTGTCGAGGCCACCGGCCACCCTGTGCCCAATTACGACGTTAGTTGGTGCGATACCCAAGGCTATAATTGGGACCCCGAAACTCGAATGTATCCCGAAGGCAAAGCCCATCATCCTGTCGTATTGGTGACCTGGGAGGACGCCATGGCTTATGCAGCTTGGGCGCACAAACGCCTGCCTACTGAGGCCGAATGGGAATGTGCGGCGCGCGGGTTGAGCGGCCGGCGATATCCCTGGGGAAATGAATTTGAGCCGGGGTATTGTTGCAACTGTAAAGAAAGTGGCCTGGGCGGTACTAGCCCTATTGGTCATTTCTCGCCTCAAGGAGACACGCCAGAAGGATTGGTTGATATGGTGGGTAATGTGTGGGAATGGACCAACAGCCTTTACTGGCCTTACCCCTACAACCCTGACGATGGGCGTGAAAGCCGTGAGGCGATGGGATTTCGGGTGTTGCGAGGCGCTTCGTGGGTGAATGATGCTAACATTGTTCACTGCCTATCACGTTTGGACGGTGACTTTATATTCTACACCAACGTAGGCTTCCGTTGCGCTGTATCCCCCGAATAGTTTGAGCCATCACCTGGAAATCAATCGCCAGGGCGCTATTTTTATATGATAAAGCGCTCTGGCGATTTTTCTTTTCCCAAATCACATCCTCCATATTTCCCATTCGGCGTCACGTGGTATAATCCTGGCTGGCAAAGTGAATGTTGCCAGACAAATGATCACAAGGGGAAAATATGAACAGCATTACAGATACAATTGCCGGCGAAACGGAAAAAGCATATCGCAAAATCATCAATTCATGGGCTATGTATGATTGGGCTAACTCGGCCTTTGTTACCACTATCATGGCCACCGTGCTGCCGGTGTATTATAGTAGCGTGGCCGGAGTTGATTTGCCGGGGAATTTGGCCACAGTCTACTGGGGGTATACTACCAGTATCGCTCTGCTTATTACTGCCTTGTTGGCCCCAATTTTGGGGGCTATTGCCGATTTTTCTGGTATGAAAAAGCGGTTCTTGATGGCTTTTGCCGCAATGGGGGTGCTGTTTTCCGCTTTGCTCTATTTTGTGACTACCGGCGACTGGTTAATGGCCTCGCTCTTTTTTATCTTTGGCAACATCGCCTTTGCTGCCGCCGACTTATTCTATAATTCCCTACTGCCGCACGTGGCCCGGCCGGAGGATATTGATGAGGTTTCTACGCGGGGCTATGCCTTTGGTTATTTGGGCGGCGGTCTCTTATTGGCCATTAACGTTTTGATGATTCAGTTTATGGCCGATAAAACTTTAGCGGCCCGGCTCTCGTTTGTGAGTGTGGCGGTGTGGTGGGGAATTTTTACCCTTCCACTTGTTTTTAACATTAAAGAACCACCGGCCACCAGAGAGGAGTCAGAATCTATCAATCCGGTGTTGGCTGGATTCCGGCGGGTGTGGCGCACTTTCAATCAAATTCGACACTACAAGCAGTTGTTTCTTTTTTTAGTGGCTTTTTGGGCTTACAATGATGGGATTGGCACGATTATCAAAATGGCCACCATCTACGGCGCCGAGATAGGCATTGGCCAGACAGACCTGATTGGCGCGTTATTGATGACTCAGTTTGTGGGCATTCCCTTTGCCTTTGGCTTTGGCCGGCTGGCCAAACGAATAGGCGCCAAATCAAGCATTTACCTGGGCTTAACCGTTTATACCCTTATCTCTATGGCCGGTTATTTTATGTCGGTGGCCTGGCATTTTTGGCTGCTGGCCTTTATGGTAGGTACGGTGCAGGGCGGCTCGCAGGCGTTAAGCCGTTCCCTCTTTGGCGCGATGTCGCCCAAGGCCAAGATGGCCGAGTTTTTTGGCTTTTACGAGATGAGTTCTCGTACCGCCGGAATCATTGGGCCGTTTTTATTTGCCGTTATCGGTCAAATGGCCGGTTCCAGCCGTTTGAGTATTGTGGCCCTGGTGGTGTTTTTTATTATGGGTGGTTTTCTGTTGAGCCGGGTAGATATACAGGAAGGCATTCGGGTAGCCAGGGAAGAGAATGCTGGCTCTGATTTGGGAAAAGATAAGGGCAGGTTTTAGACCTGCCCCGGTAAAAACTGAGTGTGCTTGGGCAGGTCCTTTTAAGGGATGGTATAAACCCTAAAATCATCAAACCGGACAGTAATATCTTTATCGTTGTCTGCTTCAGCGTATAAACCTGTGCCCACGCCGGTCAAGGAGTTGCCGTCGTTGATGGAATATACTTGCGTTCCGTTGATGTAAAGCGTAATTACGCCATCGTTACGGTGTTTGATGATGAGGTTGTTTTTGGTGGCGCCCCTATTGATGGCGGAAACACAGCCGCTGCTGGCCAGGGTGGTGGAGGAACCGTCCTTGCGCCGGGTTAACAACCAGCCACATTCATCATCAGGTTTTACTCTGAAAAGATAGTAATAATCTTCGCCCGACCCATTGATATAAAGACCATAGGCAAATTCGCCATCGCCGTCACTCACCCGGGCCGATACCTGGAACTCTCCATAAGTATATTCGGCTTTGCTCGGCGCAGGGGTAAAACAGCTCTTATCAGCGTCAACCTTCATTCGATATTCGTTGTCCTGGAATCCTCTGTCGCAGTTAGAATCATCCGTCGTGGTCCAACCGTTTGAGTTGTTGGAGAAGCCATCGGAAAATAATAGTACTTTGGGCGGGCTTTTGAAGATGGCGGGCAGATAAAGTGGGCGTATGGGTGAATGGCCGGCAATATATACGCTCACCTCCGAGGTATTGTTGGCAGGGGAAGTCTCTCCGGCTGAGGCCGCTGTGACCTGATTTTTTACGGTGACGTTGGGAGCGGAAGTCAGAATTCCGGTGACGGTGACAAAGGCGGCCTGGTCCTTTGGGATTGGTTCAGTAATTACCCAGGTGGGTTTGGCCAACCCATCAGAGATGACGGCCCTGTTGAACAAAAAGGCCACATTTTGCATTTCATCAGGCCAGTCATCCCTGAAGAAAACATATTGGGCCGCATCAGGGCCATGATTGGTAATGGCAATTGTGAAGGTAATGGCGCTGCCGGAAGCTACAGAAAGGGTGTTTGTTCTTTTTACCGTCTCCAGGTTGAAGGAAGCGTTTGACGCCTCAATAATTTCGCTGGACAAACCGAGGGCGGCCCAAGTTTCATCGCTGATTGAAAACAGGGAAAAATCGTTATCCGGCGGTTCCTGCGCAGAAGCCGTTGGAATGTAACCCTCAAGTCCACTAATGATAGCGGGCCAAAACAAAACAATCGGCGCAGCCAGAAGTAAAATAAAAAATGTGGTGGCAACCTGTCTTGTACTGTGTTTCATGCTTGCCATTGTAAGCCAAAATTTATCTTTTCACAAGTCCGACATTTAGGCATTTGGACCGTTTTATCAACCGACCGTTGGCCCTACTACCCGTCGCAGTCATCCCGCAACTTTTGAGCGTTTATATCGTATAGAATAGTATGCTAAAACCTCGGTAATAGTGGCGTGTCCGTTGCTAAACTAAAATACACTCCCAAAAAATCTCGTCTTTCTCTATCGCCTTTTGTTGTGCTATAATCATTATATTGGTTGCGGGCGATATTTTGCTGCGGAAAGGTTTAAGATAATGCCTCCTCTGTTTTTGATATTTATTGTCGTTGTGTTAGTAGCTGTGGTGGGAATAGGAGTCTTGACTTACGTTTTAGTCAAGGGGATGGTCAAGTTATTTGGGGCGTTCAGAATGTCGTCCTTGCCCCGCTCGGTAGGCCGGTCGTTGAAAGAGTCGCGGGCTTATGGCCGGGCCATCATGCAAGTAGCGCAGCAATATCCGCCCGGCCCCATGCGTGACCGGCTCAATCTCACCATCCGGCCGGTTGACGATTGGTTGGCCAGTTTGAACAAGTTGGAACAGGCCCTGGAGAAATTGTACAATCAGCGTAACTTGACCCGCGAATTGCACCAAACCAAATTTGATATTGAAGTGTTGCGGCGACAATTGCTCACCGCCAGCCCGGGTGAGACGCCTCACCTGCGCCGATTATTGGAAAGCAAAAAACAACACCTGGCCGTGCTCAAAGAGTTGCGCGCTTTTCAAACCCAGGCCGAATTAAAAATCCACAAAATCGCCAGCGACCTGGGCACCACCCATGCCGAGATGTTGCTCATTGTGGCCAGGGGTGATTTTAATGAAAATCGTCTCCACCGCCTGGACGAAAATTTACAGGAACATCTCTCCGGCATGCGCGATATGATGGCGGCTATGGATGAAATGGGTTACAGCAACGCCGCCAGTTTGTTTTGAATTATGCTTGGCCCTGATAGGCTGACCATCTTTTAGACGTTTTGTTTTAGATGT
Coding sequences within it:
- a CDS encoding DUF11 domain-containing protein; the protein is MKHSTRQVATTFFILLLAAPIVLFWPAIISGLEGYIPTASAQEPPDNDFSLFSISDETWAALGLSSEIIEASNASFNLETVKRTNTLSVASGSAITFTIAITNHGPDAAQYVFFRDDWPDEMQNVAFLFNRAVISDGLAKPTWVITEPIPKDQAAFVTVTGILTSAPNVTVKNQVTAASAGETSPANNTSEVSVYIAGHSPIRPLYLPAIFKSPPKVLLFSDGFSNNSNGWTTTDDSNCDRGFQDNEYRMKVDADKSCFTPAPSKAEYTYGEFQVSARVSDGDGEFAYGLYINGSGEDYYYLFRVKPDDECGWLLTRRKDGSSTTLASSGCVSAINRGATKNNLIIKHRNDGVITLYINGTQVYSINDGNSLTGVGTGLYAEADNDKDITVRFDDFRVYTIP
- a CDS encoding ABC transporter substrate-binding protein, giving the protein MSKKLFSLFLLVLVLALLPATVAAQGEGSTYTVQADDWLSKLAEKEYGDILAYPAIVYYTNQMAKTDSSLTKVTDPNSIEVGDVLYLPSAEEAAAYLAGERVGPAKGDAAPADEWGVVEIAPGAPIRLGFAAALSGAGVDILGIDEQRGAQLAVADRPNVAGHPVELVIEDSLCSGEGGTAVANKFVADPTIVAVVGHMCSSSCIPASDIYEGANYTMLSPSCTAVAFTARSLASANRVCWSDAIQGPAAAGFAYNTLGARKMATIHDGSPYGEGLVNETAAAFKALGGEVVAQEAVAVGDTDMRPVLTKIGAESPDIIYFGGFVAEGAFLASQRFDVGLGDVIFMGADGIKADDYIKAAGDAAEGSYASAADLGAAGPGLSAFFTKYEAAYGEEPPAPFHAHAYDAVNVYLDAIYASAVEGPDGTLWIGRKALNDAVRATSGLQGLSGVLTCNAKGDCGTGTVAVSEVKNGEFVTVE
- a CDS encoding branched-chain amino acid ABC transporter permease — its product is MAAVSRFRSRTSAKPQISGSKITLWVTAVLVIGFIVWRLTGTLAQAKYGPDVWILQTVNGTVQGSMYALIALGYTLVYGILFMINFAHGEIFMIGAMAGYFTLTGFDESGILDTNPVLAVLVTFAVGMLTPLISGIFLERLAYRPLRRAPRLVPLISAIGASFFLQQAARLLFGIRMKIYPTVDFLSGAWVFSVGGKDVRIQQLGVAIFVVTVLLMIGLYLLVQRSKIGKAMRAVAEDKDTAALMGIDVNYVIMMTFAIGSALAGAAGVMWGLWYKQVTHTVGFMPGLKAFTAAVLGGIGNIPGAMLGGFFLGLVESLAPTALDLNTQLKDVIAFGLLVIVLIFRPSGLLGEVLSEKKA
- a CDS encoding FHA domain-containing protein, which produces MYKYNCRKCPIRNRCIDESDNSPSVKSMIRHAFDARTDTLTAWDRLQRSCLLVKAEEERARQAAEGSLLSRRLREARETREDEEKEAASRPKQSPDYLRPVSPQTRSKRPKLKPLTSSVRPKLRPLSSSASPKLNPPSSPQARSGSFSGANVAGDVSGLSESSSTVTVPAESLGSTPKRPQRSEPARPHWLTVKSDGRHIVLPTNGELILGRFDPNIGVPPDIDFSYEDEGVGAVSRRHARIAGAEGYHTIEDLGSRQGVLLNGKRLEFGLRHQLQSGDRIILGKVELRYDAIPSHMLIISPSDQVRHRIIVTPTGRRITIAPPNELSIGRADTYVNVMPDIDLSQDGEIAKRVSRHHAIITWRQRMPYIEDSGSGLGTRVNGKMLLLGQAVQLKPGDHIWLGGCVLAYDVDL
- a CDS encoding MFS transporter, giving the protein MNSITDTIAGETEKAYRKIINSWAMYDWANSAFVTTIMATVLPVYYSSVAGVDLPGNLATVYWGYTTSIALLITALLAPILGAIADFSGMKKRFLMAFAAMGVLFSALLYFVTTGDWLMASLFFIFGNIAFAAADLFYNSLLPHVARPEDIDEVSTRGYAFGYLGGGLLLAINVLMIQFMADKTLAARLSFVSVAVWWGIFTLPLVFNIKEPPATREESESINPVLAGFRRVWRTFNQIRHYKQLFLFLVAFWAYNDGIGTIIKMATIYGAEIGIGQTDLIGALLMTQFVGIPFAFGFGRLAKRIGAKSSIYLGLTVYTLISMAGYFMSVAWHFWLLAFMVGTVQGGSQALSRSLFGAMSPKAKMAEFFGFYEMSSRTAGIIGPFLFAVIGQMAGSSRLSIVALVVFFIMGGFLLSRVDIQEGIRVAREENAGSDLGKDKGRF
- a CDS encoding formylglycine-generating enzyme family protein; this translates as MIEDPIISSDTPAASIIVWPDDGKDMVFIEGGVCIMGSSEGNPNYRPEHQVEVASFYIDAWPVTNAEYRQFVEATGHPVPNYDVSWCDTQGYNWDPETRMYPEGKAHHPVVLVTWEDAMAYAAWAHKRLPTEAEWECAARGLSGRRYPWGNEFEPGYCCNCKESGLGGTSPIGHFSPQGDTPEGLVDMVGNVWEWTNSLYWPYPYNPDDGRESREAMGFRVLRGASWVNDANIVHCLSRLDGDFIFYTNVGFRCAVSPE